The DNA sequence GGGCTGGCCGCCGTGTTCCTGCTGGTCACGATCCTCAGCCCGGACCCGATGAGCCGGGTCTTCCTCGGTCTCGCCGCGCTCATCCAGATCGGGCTCGGCGCGTACGGCACCTTGGTGCGCCCCAGGCTCCTGGTGGACGACTCAGGGCTCACCGTCCGCACCCTGAACGGCACGCACCGGCTGCCGTGGCACGAGGTGAAGGTGCGCATCACCCGCACCCGCAGGCTCGGCCGCGAGACGCCCACCCTGGAGCTCGACTGGCGGCACGGCGAGGACGAGCAGCTGTTCGTGCTCACCACCCTCGACCTGGGCACGGACCCGCGGGACGTGGCGGACGTCCTGCACGCCCTGCGCCCCTGACTACAGCTCGACGACCAGCCCGCGCACGGCGACCTCCGACGGGTGCCCCGCCGCCTCGAGGTGCTCGGCGGGGTCGACGCCCGGCCACAGGTGGGTGAGCAGCAGCCGGCCCACGCCGGCCCGGTGGGCGTTCGCGCCCGCCTGCTCGGCCGTCGACAGGTACGGCGCGTTGTCCGCCGGCAGCACGTGCCGCGCGAACGTCGCCTCCGCCACGAACACGTCCGCGTCCCGCGCCAGGTCCACCAGCGCCGGGCTCGGCCCGGTGTCACCCGTGTAGGCGATGACCCGGCCGCCGGCCGTCAGCCGCAGGCCCGCGTTGGGCACGAAGTGCGGCAGGTCCCAGGTGTCCACCCGGAACGGCCCGACCTCGAACGACCGCTCCACCACGTGCACCACGCACGCGTGGTCGACCCGCACCTGGTCCAGCGCCAGCACGCGGTCCAGCGCGCCCTCCGGCGCGTGCACCGGGAGCACCGGGACCGAAGGCCCGAGCGCGCGGGCCCGAAGCAACGGGTTGAGGTCCGCGCAGTGGTCCGGGTGCCCGTGGCTGACGAGCACCGCGTCCACCGCCGCCGCGGGCACCAGCGCCTGCATCGCCGGGAACGTCGCGTAACCCGGGTCGACCAGCAGCGTGAACCCGTCGTGTTCCACGAGGTAACCGCCGCACGCCTGGTCGGCGGTCGGCCAGGCGCCGACGCCGCCCAGGACGGTCAGCCGCACCGTCAGACCAGCTGACCGGTCCGCACGACCGCGAGCACCACCAGCAGCACGACCGCCGCCACGACGGCCGCCACCTGCCAGTTGTTCCGCTTCGCGGCGGGCGCGTAGACCAGCCCGGCGGTCAGCGCCGCGCCGACCACCAGCCCGCCGATGTGCCCGAGCAGCGAGATGCCCGGCAGCGTGAAGCTGAGCACGACGTTCAACCCGATCACGCCCAGCGCGGGCCCCGGGTTGAGCTTGAGCCGCAGCACGGCCACCAGCATCGCGCCCATCAGGCCGTACACCGCGCCGGACGCACCGGCGACCACCGTGAACACGCCGCCGAACAGGTACACCGCGATGCCGCCGCCGAGCAGCGACACCCCGTACACCGCGGAGAACCGCAGCTTGCCGAACACCGGTTCCAGGTCACGGCCGAGCACGTACAGCGCGATCATGTTCAACGCCAGGTGCAGCGGCCCGAAGTGCAGGAACCCGGACGTCAGCAGCCGCCACCACTCGCCGTTCGCGGCGACCGCGGGCGTGTACATGACCAGGTGCTCGAACAGCGCCGACCGCTGGTTGGCCGAGGCGCTGCCCGCCTGGACCGCGGTGACGGCGAACAGCAGCACGTTCACCGCGATCAGCACCGGCGTGACGACCATGCGCCGGGAGAACTCCGCACCGACGAACGTGCGCGGCCGCCGCACGGTGGCGCGCGCCTCGTTCACGCAGTCGACGCACTGGTAGCCGACCGACGCCTCGCGGAGGCAGTCCGGGCACGACGGCCGGTCGCAGCGGACGCACCGCAGCCCGGTGGGCCGATCGGGGTGGCGCACGCAGGCCGGCAGGCCTTGCTGCGCCCCGACCGGCTCACCGGGCGGCGGGGAGATCGGCGAGTCGGCCACTCAGGCCCGCTCGACCGAGACCTTCTCGATCACCACGTCGGTGACCGGGCGGTCGCCCGAACCGGTCGGCGTGCGACCGATCGCGTCCACCACGTTGCGCGAGTCCTGGTCCGCGACCTCGCCGAAGATCGTGTGCTTGAAGTTCAGCCACGTGGTCGGCGCGACCGTGATGAAGAACTGGGAGCCGTTGGTGTTGGGCCCGGCGTTCGCCATCGCCAGCAGGTAGGGCTTGTTGAACTGCAGCTCCGGGTGGAACTCGTCGCCGAACTTGTAGCCCGGACCACCGCGACCGGTGCCGGTTGGGTCACCGCCCTGGAGCATGAAGCCCGCGATCACCCGGTGGAAGATCGCACCGTCGTAGAACGGACCGGACGGCTCGCCCTTCGCGTTGGGCTCGGTGTAGCTCTTCGTGCCCTCGGCCAGGCCGACGAAGTTGGCCACCGTCTTGGGGGCGTGGTCGGGGAAGAGGTTGATGCGGATGTCGCCCTGCGAGGTGTGCAGGGTCGCCGTCACCTTGGTCCCGACGAACGATTCGTTGCTGTCTGCCACGCACCCCATCGTGCCATCACCGGGCGACGTGGTTGGGGAAGGGGCACGATGGGTATTGCCTGGACGTGACTGACCGACAGCTTCTGGAGCGAGATATGGATGAGGTAGACGCCATGACCCGGGCCGGGGAGTCGGTCGGCAAGGCGGTGCGGACCGTGCGCCGCAACGCCGTCCGCGCTGGTCACGTCGGCGCGGACGCGGCTGTTCAACTCGCGCAGCGCGCCGAGGGCAAGCTCGCCGAGCGCGGTGTGACCAAGGACTACGTCCGGAGTGTCGTCGCCGACAAGGCGGGCGTGCTGGTGGAGAAGGCCGAGGCGTACGAGAAGTCCACCCGGCGCGGTCGCAAGGAGCTCGCGAAGAAGGCGAAGGGCGTCCGCAAGGACGTGGCGAAGGCCGCCGAGCGGGCCCGCAGGGAGGCCAAGGTGCGCGCGAAGGACGTGCGCAAGGCCGCGAAGCAGGCGCGCAAGGAGCTGGCCGCGGCCAAGCACCCCCAGCGCCGCCGTTGGCCGTGGGTCCTGGGTGTGTTCGCCGCCGCCGCGGTGGCGGGGTACCTCGCGCTGACCAAGCGGCCGCAGGAGGTGCGCTTGGCGGAGGAGGACGTGGACATCACGTCC is a window from the Saccharothrix saharensis genome containing:
- a CDS encoding peptidylprolyl isomerase codes for the protein MGCVADSNESFVGTKVTATLHTSQGDIRINLFPDHAPKTVANFVGLAEGTKSYTEPNAKGEPSGPFYDGAIFHRVIAGFMLQGGDPTGTGRGGPGYKFGDEFHPELQFNKPYLLAMANAGPNTNGSQFFITVAPTTWLNFKHTIFGEVADQDSRNVVDAIGRTPTGSGDRPVTDVVIEKVSVERA
- a CDS encoding MBL fold metallo-hydrolase — translated: MRLTVLGGVGAWPTADQACGGYLVEHDGFTLLVDPGYATFPAMQALVPAAAVDAVLVSHGHPDHCADLNPLLRARALGPSVPVLPVHAPEGALDRVLALDQVRVDHACVVHVVERSFEVGPFRVDTWDLPHFVPNAGLRLTAGGRVIAYTGDTGPSPALVDLARDADVFVAEATFARHVLPADNAPYLSTAEQAGANAHRAGVGRLLLTHLWPGVDPAEHLEAAGHPSEVAVRGLVVEL
- a CDS encoding PH domain-containing protein; the protein is MNPPRTWSPQPGMVGLAWGLAAVFLLVTILSPDPMSRVFLGLAALIQIGLGAYGTLVRPRLLVDDSGLTVRTLNGTHRLPWHEVKVRITRTRRLGRETPTLELDWRHGEDEQLFVLTTLDLGTDPRDVADVLHALRP
- a CDS encoding rhomboid family intramembrane serine protease, with the translated sequence MADSPISPPPGEPVGAQQGLPACVRHPDRPTGLRCVRCDRPSCPDCLREASVGYQCVDCVNEARATVRRPRTFVGAEFSRRMVVTPVLIAVNVLLFAVTAVQAGSASANQRSALFEHLVMYTPAVAANGEWWRLLTSGFLHFGPLHLALNMIALYVLGRDLEPVFGKLRFSAVYGVSLLGGGIAVYLFGGVFTVVAGASGAVYGLMGAMLVAVLRLKLNPGPALGVIGLNVVLSFTLPGISLLGHIGGLVVGAALTAGLVYAPAAKRNNWQVAAVVAAVVLLVVLAVVRTGQLV